The Alteromonas gilva genome has a window encoding:
- the rdgB gene encoding RdgB/HAM1 family non-canonical purine NTP pyrophosphatase, which translates to MSFPHKIVLATGNAGKVKEFASLFAPLNIEVLPQSDFNVASVPETGTTFVENAIIKARHAARETGLPAIADDSGLVVNALNGAPGIYSARYASANATDSDNIDHLLAALGDDEQAREAHFQCVLVMMRHGDDPIPLISEGRWQGSITRQRHGEGGFGYDPVFYVDAFKCTAAELEKSQKNSVSHRGQAMQSLLKQLSQSYA; encoded by the coding sequence ATGAGTTTCCCGCATAAGATTGTGCTGGCTACCGGTAATGCCGGTAAAGTAAAAGAGTTTGCCAGTTTGTTTGCACCGCTTAATATTGAAGTGCTGCCACAAAGTGATTTTAACGTAGCCAGTGTGCCCGAAACCGGAACGACCTTTGTTGAAAACGCCATTATTAAAGCCCGTCATGCGGCTCGCGAGACCGGATTACCGGCCATTGCCGATGACTCTGGCCTGGTGGTGAACGCGTTAAACGGCGCGCCGGGCATTTACTCTGCCCGCTACGCCAGCGCAAACGCGACAGACAGTGATAATATTGACCACTTGTTAGCAGCTTTAGGTGATGACGAGCAAGCTCGCGAGGCCCATTTTCAGTGCGTACTGGTCATGATGCGCCATGGCGACGACCCTATTCCGCTTATTAGTGAAGGTCGGTGGCAGGGCAGCATTACCCGTCAACGCCACGGTGAAGGCGGTTTTGGTTACGATCCGGTATTTTATGTCGACGCATTTAAATGTACCGCAGCGGAGCTTGAGAAAAGCCAGAAGAACAGCGTCAGTCATC
- the srmB gene encoding ATP-dependent RNA helicase SrmB encodes MTFEQLELDETLCQALAEMGLTRPTTIQTMVIPPAMEGRDILASAPTGTGKTLGFLLPACQFLLDFPRQQPGATRILILTPTRELALQVYEQAVALTQFADLICGVITGGINYGTDKDTLSQNLDILVATPGRLFEHIDQESADCRDIECLILDEADRMLDMGFSGIVNQIASEARWRKQNMLFSATLEGAGVRNFAKELLNEPAIIEAEPPRREKAKILQWYHLADHLEHKLALLERILQEQITSAVVFVKTRERLQWLRERLQSAGIDVCYLQGEMPQDKRIAALASFKTGKVSILIATDVAARGIDVPNVSHVINFDMPRKADIYVHRIGRTGRAGAKGTAISLVEAHDFEMIAKVARYTGEPMKARVIEGLRPQHKAPAATSKKKKPGKKSAKKGKAKTAKKKR; translated from the coding sequence ATGACATTCGAACAGTTAGAACTCGATGAGACCTTGTGTCAGGCATTGGCCGAAATGGGCCTGACCCGCCCGACGACTATTCAGACTATGGTGATCCCCCCGGCAATGGAAGGGAGAGATATTCTGGCATCGGCCCCAACAGGCACCGGTAAAACCTTAGGTTTCCTGTTACCGGCGTGTCAGTTTTTACTCGACTTTCCGCGTCAGCAGCCCGGTGCCACACGAATTTTAATCTTAACGCCAACACGGGAGCTGGCGCTGCAGGTTTATGAACAAGCCGTGGCCCTGACGCAATTTGCCGATCTGATATGCGGCGTGATCACCGGCGGCATTAATTATGGTACCGATAAAGACACCCTGAGTCAGAACCTCGACATACTGGTTGCTACACCTGGCCGGCTGTTTGAACATATCGACCAGGAATCAGCCGACTGCCGCGACATAGAGTGCCTGATCCTCGATGAAGCCGATCGCATGCTAGATATGGGCTTTTCCGGCATCGTTAATCAAATTGCCTCTGAGGCCCGCTGGCGCAAACAAAATATGCTGTTTTCGGCCACACTCGAAGGCGCCGGCGTGCGTAATTTTGCCAAGGAACTGCTCAATGAACCTGCCATCATCGAGGCTGAACCACCGCGCCGCGAAAAAGCAAAAATACTTCAGTGGTATCACCTGGCAGACCATCTCGAGCATAAATTAGCGCTGCTGGAGCGGATACTACAGGAGCAAATCACTAGCGCCGTGGTGTTTGTTAAAACCCGGGAACGCTTGCAGTGGCTCAGAGAGCGACTGCAAAGCGCCGGTATCGACGTATGCTATTTGCAAGGCGAAATGCCGCAGGATAAGCGTATTGCAGCGCTGGCCAGCTTTAAAACCGGCAAGGTATCCATTCTGATTGCCACGGATGTCGCCGCCCGCGGTATCGACGTACCTAACGTAAGTCACGTTATTAACTTTGATATGCCGCGTAAAGCAGACATTTACGTTCACCGCATTGGTCGAACCGGTCGGGCAGGCGCTAAAGGCACGGCCATTTCCTTAGTCGAAGCCCATGATTTTGAAATGATAGCCAAAGTTGCCCGCTATACCGGTGAGCCGATGAAAGCCCGTGTTATTGAGGGCTTGCGGCCGCAACACAAAGCCCCTGCTGCGACGTCTAAAAAGAAAAAGCCCGGTAAAAAGTCTGCCAAAAAAGGCAAAGCAAAAACCGCCAAAAAGAAAAGGTAA